The genomic interval TATTGCTCTCACAATTTGCAGTGAACTGAATTCTGTTTCTATGTTTTTCAAACAATACAGAGGATCGTACAGGATGAGGATCTACGAGAGGGAGAACTTTGGCGGtcagatgatgaagatgatggatggatcgTTACCGTTGGTCCAACTGCATGTCCTGCCACGTGATGGACGGCCACTGGCTCATGTATGAGCAGCCCCACTACAGGGGCAGGATGAGGTACTTCTGGCCTGGGGAGTACAAGAGCTTCAGTGGCATAAGGTTCGAGAAATCATGGAGGCAAATCATGGATTCCCGTTATTAAAACAAGTAATGACTTATTGACAGTGATATAGTTAAACAAAACTCATTAAAGATACAACATGATTTTGCAGTTTTGTGTAATTTCTATGTCATGGATGTTACAGAGGGAACTGAGTTTGTTATGGTAACTTGTTGTTGATGTTATTCACAGTGTTATGTCCTCCACAAGACAGCAATTTGACTCATTGTATAGCatatttcattcttagagataaataaataaagttcaAACTCAAATGCCAAATACAGTCATGCGGCGAATAAAAATGTTTCGGTCAATGACAAACCACACATACAATGGTAGTtccataaaataataataataataaataataataattataataataaaactataaTTATTACCTAGTGACATCATAGTGCAACGCATTACTAATGTGTTTGTAGTGATGCTGGTGTGAGCAAACCTACTGCACTGACAGTTGTATAAAAATATAGCACATAGAATAATGTAGAGCTCAACACTTGATAACAATAAACAATTATGTTATTGGTTTATGCATGTAATATGCTATACTTTTTAATTCCAATTTtagagttctaatgagtttctACTCGTTAAAAAAACATAGCCTAGGTGTATAATTTTTCTGCCATGCCAGATTTTTAATAAGCTAATTATCCCAGCGCACACCATTAGACACATTTTTTCTTCATCTAAACCaccattcattatttaattattaatacgaaagcttattttatttaatgtgtatataaataatatacataGCGCACCTGGCCAGTTCTAATGGCACACCGGTTGAAATACACCATAGTAGGGTGTaccatctaggtttgtgtaagtaaGCAAATTTGATGTTTGTAGAATGACACAATCGTCTAATGCCAATAAGAGCTTAGATAAAGAGCATTCCTGTTGGACAGTCATGTCTGTAAGCTTAAGTCAACTCAGCtcactgagaaatcctgctttgtggattACCCCACTGGTTGATTAATTTCACCCAGGGAATCAGCTGCAGGTTATCATCCTATTCTAAACCTGTATCAAAGATATTCCAAAACCTTGCatatgtactttttaaaaagcCCATGAATCAATTCTTACCTACAAAAATAAGCTTTCGAAATACATGTCCCACAGCACTTAATTTAAAGTTATCGTGTTTCTTAAAGGGCTTGTACTGTTCACCAGTCCAAATCTTTTTTCCTAAAGTAGATCGGCTCATAAAGTGCCTGAGTATCTAAGAACCAGTTTGGCCTGTAAAAGTTTCAAATATTTTGAATGGTTCTTAAATCAGAAATTGTTATTAACTGGACATGGGTAATCCCTAATGTTATGTTTCATAAATGCTTTTTTGGGTTTGATTGATCATTCACTGGATAAGTATCAATGTGAAGCACATATTTTGTAAGCGGTTTGGTTTCCTGCGTTATCTACAGTATAACCAGTTCTGACTTCCCTGGAAGCAATTTCAACATATTTGATTGGCTACACTGTCCTCCATGTCAAGAACATCTATTATTAGccagagaaaacaaacaaacaaacaaataagcaaTCAAATACATAGTATATATATCTTTAAGTAACAATTATGCTGATAATTATGTCTACAATTCagataatttatgttttttaagtgttttattCTGTCACATACATACAACTGCATACATGTTATTCCTTCCTATTCTTCCTTTATATTTTACCTTCCTTTTTACATTATGTGGGGAGTTAGATATGTTTCCCACTTTATAATGGTATTAGCAGttgtatttgtttttacttaATCCAATCTTGGTTATGACAGGACATCACTTTTTATTAGATTCTTAGCCTGAATTATTGAAATACTGAATTCCAAGTTAAGAAAAAACAATTATCTAAATCTGATGCACCTATGCTTCCAAATTATGCAAGTAAGATTAGTAAACGGGCATAGGCACCAATTTTGTTTGTTGCTGGTAACGTACTATATACTGACAGAAATTCGGTCAAGTTCTTTGTTCAGTATTCTCCCTAGATTTTTTGTGCAAAAGATACAATGCAGGCATGTACCTTTTTGCAACTGTGCACATCAGTGCCATTTAATGCCCGCACAGTAACACGAATGGGCTTCTGTGTCCTGTTGCTGGATCAGGGATTTAGACAATGAGACCATAGATTCAGGACAGATATAAAAGCAGCCAAAGAACGAGTGTCCAGCAGATCTAACGGAGGACAAACATCACTGAGACGATGAGCAGGGTAAGTGACCAAAATATGCCTGTGTGCCAACTGTCCAACCTGAACTCCAACTTTATGTCTGCTGTAATCTTCAGAATGTGGGGAGGTGGGAATATTTATAAGCTATAACTCAACAGTATAGCTCAGAAAGAAGCTTGCTCTCATAGATTAACTCTTGCTTCCAAGTTTATGAAAAGTTGCAACAATCTGATTTCAGATCACCTTCTACGAAGACAGGAACTTCGGGGGTCGCTCCTATGAGTGCAGCAGCGACTGCGGTGACCTCAGTTCCTACTTGAGCCACTGTTACTCCTGCAGAGTGCATAGCGGCTGCTTCATGCTCTATGACCGCACAAACTACATGGGGAACCAGTACTTTGTGAAGAGGGGCGAGTATCCCGACTACATGAGCATGGGCATGAGTGACTGGTTCAGATCCTGCCGCATGATCCCCATGGTAAAGTATTTAACATTGTTACTGTTAAAGTTTTACCTGATAAAAGGACATATAGATATCTAACGTTCAATAAATTAACTCATATTCTGAATAAGTTTATCACGATATTGCTGTCACAATTTACAGTGAACTGAATTGTGTTTCTATGTTCTTCAAACAGTACAGAGGATCGTACAGGATGAGGATCTATGACAGGGAGAACTTTGGCGGTCAGATGATGGAGATGACGGATGACTGCGACTCCTTCATGGATCGTTACCGCTGGTCCAACTGCATGTCCTGCCACGCGATGGACGGCCACTGGCTGATGTATGAGCAGCCCCACTACAGGGGCAGGATGAGGTACTTCTGGCCTGGGGAGTACAGGAGCTTCGGTGGCATGAGGTTCATGTCCATGAGGCGCATCATGGATTCCTGGTATTAAGAAATATATGTAGATATGACATTAATTAAGCTGTATTCATTGTAGCGCTGCAAGAAATtgaataaatgaaatatttaaatttgattcagaacattttggttttgtttattgaTTATAACAGGGGGTCATATCctacaaagaacataccaaagattgattgattgattgattgattgatgaaaccctttattgctgttgcaatacaccatgtcactagtcacaagtaccagcgaaaaaactggccatcaacctgaccatacatatacaaacatcgCATACACaaatagggggtagacaggtcaggaagagaGGGGGctataggaaaactcagagaaacaagattacgtgaggagagtggaggtgaataaaaaaaacagcccccagactgtactccagtagggagtacaatatacagtaggaacagaaaaaaacacctcagcaataagcacatagtcaccacatctcacaacactaaagtcgagacttgcaacaggggtggggaatggggaggtggaggtagtccagcatagacaaacagccgtccggtcctgcagccaaacggcgctgtacaaggacccgctcgttcacactgggggtatgaagcggcgaaggcgtgggatcggggtagggtgtccttgtggttgggggagaggaatgcaagagagtctcactgccttgttcttcagggggagatgttgagctcagcagaggccttggccaaggcccgtgctgattagggggggagccaaaagcagatagaatggggttgtttgggttttcaggcgagaaactgtaatttcgcagctcctctaatgtccatgctggtctccgccatccaaaatcctttgcagagccgtgagcctctccgtgatgttatgaaatctgcggtccatagtcacggtgatgttaTTAAATCTGCGGTCGTtagacacagtgatgttatccagtttgcgatctatagccatagtctgggcgcctacagctctgccaagtccgtcaatcatcccggccagcctagttggGCCTTGaccggctgtcaccgttttcttcaatttccgataagtcagggcaatgcctaatccaatcagcatcagacctgtaatcatggttccgaataggtaaatgtcttcgatgtcctccacggaaagagctgccagacacacgaccctccacttctcccatccgtccatcgtgtagccagctgcgtatgttcctgcaggacagtcaggttcccctgaacctgggcttctcgtcgagaagatggtgtcaattgcgttgagagaccagttgatcaaatccataatttccttagttttgaagagcagggctgagagagtctctcaagtatagacagtaagacagtagactagacgagacgagaggagcaaagcagggaagatgaggggagggagagggagagaagtgcatCCGCTTCCGCTGAGAGCAAAGTTAGAATTAGACCATCAATGTTGACTTTTTAAAGAAACTTGTGCATACAGTAGCATGTATGTGAAGTACAGACAAATGAACACATGGTGTGAATGCAAATAAGTAAACATAGTGCAACAATTTTTCAACTGTACCCATTACACTAACAGATGATTCTGaaaggaatttttttttgtcccattATTTTACAAAACACATACTTGTGGAAGACAGCTTTCACCCCCAGCTTGGAGAAATATGAATATCTAGTTATGCCATATGGACTGGCCAACAGCCCCGCTGTCTTCCAATCCTTTATGAATGAGGTATTTGCTGACATGCTCAATAGATCTGTTATGGTGGATATTGATGACATGTCAGTTGGGTATGGCAGGTCATCCAATGCCTAAAGGAACTCTATCTCTTTGTGAAGGGAGAAAAATGTGCATTATGCTCTTAGTTATATCATCCATCCAAGGGGTGTGGGGATGGACAGAGGCAAGGTCTGAGcaataaaagcaataaaattcaaatacCTTGAATGAGCTCTAGAGGATTCTAGTGTTTTTAAGGATTTTGCAGGCACTTTTTCTGGGGATTCAGCTCTGACACCACCCCAGTAACCTCCTCCATTGAAAGAACAAATCACTCCACTGGACCACTGAAACCAAAGTAGCCTTCCACTACCTCCAAAACCACTTTTGTACAATCCCTATTCTCAAACAATCAGACTCGACCAAAAGTCTGGATCTTGAGAAATACTGCTCTGGTGCCTGCCCCCTTATGAATGATGACACTGCAATGGATTCATACTTCTCTTGGCACTAGACACCTCAGCATCTCTACCAAACTCTGCCTGCTGTCACTCCGTTACTGGTGGCCTAACTGTCGAGATGACAGGAGTTGCCTCCTGTCCTGCTTATGCTCAACATAAGGCTTCCTGACTAGCCCCAGACTTCTGAGACCACTACCTGTTCCCTTGAGTCCATGATCCCATATTGCACTAGATTTTATGACTGATTACCCTCACTCCCAGGGCAACACAGTCATCCTTACAGTTATGGTCTGCTTCTTGAAGATGTGCAGATTGATAACCTTGTCCAGGTTGCTCTCTGCATCTGAATGAATCGACCTCCTCTTCCAGTGGGTTTTTCGGTATTACGACATGTCAGAAGATATTGTGTTGGATAGGGGTCCGCAGTTCACAATGACCGGAGTCTTTTGTACTTGCCATAATGTCTCTTCAAGTCTCTCTTTCAGCTATTACAGCTTAATAGCCCAGTATGATgctcccttcactggcttccagttAAGTCCTGGATTGATTATAAAATACTGTTCTTAACTTATAAAGCACTGACTGGCTTTGCACCAGAATATCTTACAGATCTACTGGTCTCTTACAACCACCTGCTTTGCCTGCTTTGAtctcaaggagcaggatatctattagtacATAGAGTAGGAAGATCTATGGCAAGCTGCAGAGGactctcttacagagctccggaGCAATGGAATAGTCTCCCAGCGGATGTGTGAGAGTTAGGCTCATTCTAAATAATCACGTCAATACTAAAAACACTTAGCTTATTGGGACTCTAGTTCTAGCACTAGCTAATGACTCACCCCAGTTAGACCTACAGTGTGAGGTACAGAGCTGGGTGGAGAATGGgaactgggaatgacgtcacacatGAGATAACAGTGTTCCAATACAGCAAGTTGGAAAGGCATTTAGTAATACCAGGAACTcgtttcaaaaagcaagatttcttgcttacccaaataacttgtcagatttaatttACCCTAGtctaaatggcctttatcttcgttcagttacatttagcccagactagcttaaatctgacaagtctTCATCCTGCTGGATGACAGGGAGGCCTATGCTGTTGGGGCCCTCCTCAGCTCCAGGTATTGGCAGGGCTGGCTTCAGTATCTGGTGGACTGGGATGGCTACAGTCCGGAAGAGTGCGCCTGAGTTCCACCCTCCAATGTTCTTGATCCAGCCCAGGTTGAAGCCGTCTACTGCTAATACCTGTCCAAACCAGCTCCTTGTCCTTGGGGCCGTCCTTGACACTCTGGTCAGCCTCCAGGAGGCAGCTATCAGGGGTGGGGTCTGTGCCACCATGAGATATCAAGCATTAGCTATTATTATCCACACCTATTCTCATTACTTTATATTCTCACCAGTCTTAATCTTCAGTGTGAGCTAATGTCTTTATAAAACATACTAAGTGTTTCTCCTTTTCTTCCGTGCTTTCCTGCATTCCCATACCATTCCAGTTTCTAAACTCCTCTACCTCTACTTACCTTGTGTCTTCTTAGGACTGA from Paramormyrops kingsleyae isolate MSU_618 chromosome 16, PKINGS_0.4, whole genome shotgun sequence carries:
- the LOC140578715 gene encoding gamma-crystallin M2-like is translated as MSRITFYEDRNFGGRSYECSSDCGDLSSYLSHCYSCRVHSGCFMLYDRTNYMGNQYFVKRGEYPDYMSMGMSDWFRSCRMIPMYRGSYRMRIYDRENFGGQMMEMTDDCDSFMDRYRWSNCMSCHAMDGHWLMYEQPHYRGRMRYFWPGEYRSFGGMRFMSMRRIMDSWY